The Streptomyces cyanogenus DNA segment GTGCAGCCGGCCCATCGCGTCCAGTACCTCGGCGGTTGCGGGGTGTTCCACCCGCCAGGCCGCCGCGAAGAACCCGCTGTGCTGGGCGGCCAGCCCCTCCACCAGGGCCCGCAGTTCCTCGGAGTTGCCCTCGGCGGCCAGCTGCGCGGCCAGCGTGTCGACGGTCAGCCAGAACACCATCTCCTGGGACGGCGCCGGCACCGCGGCGGCGCCCCGCTCGCTCAGCCACACCCGGACGAGCCCGCCGAGTTCGGGGTCGTCCAGGACCTCGCGCAGCGCGGGTTCGGCCTCGGCGCCCACCAGCGACAGGGCCTGCTGGCAGCGCAGCCGGCGCAGCGGGGCTCCGGCGTCCGCGCCACGGGCCGCCGCCAGCAACTCGCGTGCCGCGGCGAGGGGTTCGCGGCGGCCGAGCCACTGCTCGGTCTCGGCCCGGGCGGCGGACCGGCCGAACCGGGCGGTGCCGTCGAGCAGCACGTCCGCACCCTTGTCGGCGAGCTCCCCGACGACCGGCGCGTCGAACCCGGCCTCCAGCAACCGCGCCCGGATCCCGTACACGCCGAGCGGGGTGAGCCGGACCATGCCGTAGCGGGAGACGTCGGTGTCGTCCACCGGCGCCGCGGGCTCCTCGTCGGCGTCGGCCATCAGCGTCTCGTCCACCGGCTGGTAGGCCACGAGCCCGACCGGCTCCAGCACCCGGAACTGGTCGTCCAGCCGCATCATGGCGTCGGAGACCTGCTCCAGGACGTCGTTGGTGGGCTCGCCCATGTCGTCGGGCACCAGCATGGAGGCGGCGAGGGCGGGCAGCGGGACGGGCCCGTCGCCGGCGCCGTCCTCACTGACGGTCAGCAGGTAGAGGTTGCCGAGGACGCCGTCGAGGAACTCCGCCTCGGCCTCCGGGTCCCAGTCGAGTGACGAGAAATCGACCTCTCCGCCCTCGTGCAGCGCGTCGACGAGGTCGTCCAGATCGGGCACGGCCGCGTCGGCGAGGACGGTCTCCAGGGCGGCGAGCCACACGGTGAGCACGTCCTGCGGGGAGCCGCCGGTGAGCAGCTGCAGCTCCTCCCCCGGCCGGACCGTGCCGGCCTCCTCGTCCACGATCTCCACCAGGCCGGTGTCCACCGCGACCCGCCAGGCCTCGGCGGCGTACGCGGCGGCGTCGTCGCCGGTCAGTCCGAGCTGTTCGGCGGCGGCCGGGAGCTGCTCCTCGGTCAGCCCGCCGCCGGCGTCCACGCGGGTGCCGGGCCCGGCCCAGCGGGCGAGGCGGGCGGCCCGGGACAGCAACGGCGTGGACAGCGCGGCGCGGGCCAGCTCCGCTTCGGGGTGCAGCCGTACGGGCGGCAGGGGGGAGCTGTCTGACATCGGCTGGTTCTCCTCGGACCGTGAACGGACTCAGCCGCTCAGCCTAGACGGATTTCCACCCATGCCGCCCGGTTCATCTCCCCGTAAGCAGCCGTACGTGGCCGAAACCTTGACAACTCCCCGGCCCAGGCAGGAGATTGACGCGCGTAGAAGTTCGGGGGACAACTGTTCACTCGGCTCTACGCGTGTCACAGAGGGCTACGAGTCCCGCACGCTCCCGTTCCACCCTCGTCCCGGCGCACCGTCACGTCCCCGGAGGGATCCCTTGCCGAGCAGGTCTTCCGCGCGCCTCGCCGCGCTCACCGTCGCCGCCGTCTGCAGCGCGGCGGCGGTCAGCCAGATAGTCGTCCTCCCCACGCCCGCGCACGCCGACTCGGTACGCGTCCACGACATCCAGGGCACGACCCGGATCTCCCCGTTCGCCGGGCAGAAGGTGGCGGACGTACCCGGCATCGTCACGGCCACGCGCACGTACGGTTCGTCCCGGGGCTTCTGGCTCCAGGACCCGTCCCCGGACGACAACCCGGCCACCAGCGAGGGCGTGTTCGTCTTCACCGGCTCCGCGCCCAAGGTCGCGGTCGGCGACGCGGTGACGGTCACCGGAACGGTCTCGGAGTACGTCCCGGGCGGCACCTCCTCCGGCAACCAGTCGGTCACCGAGATCACCAAGCCGGCCGTCACCACCGTCTCCGCCGGCAACCCGGTCCCGGCGCCCGTCGTCGTCGACGAGGACGCGGTACCGGACGCCTACGCCCCGCAGGGCGACTCCGCCGCGGCCAACTCGATCAACGGCCTCACCCTGGACCCGTCGGCGTACGCCCTGGACTACTACGAGTCCCTGGAGGGCATGAACGTCCAGGTCGGCGACGCGCGCGTGGTCACCGCGACCGACCCGTACAGCGAGCTGTGGGTCACCGTGAAGCCGTGGGAGCACCGCAGCCGCCGCGGCGGCACGGTCTACGGCTCCTACGACTCCCAGAACACCGGCCGGCTCCAGATCCAGTCGCTCGGGGCGACCGCCGACTTCCCGAAGGCTGACGTCGGCGACACTCTGGAGGGCACCACCACGGGCCCGCTGGACTTCAACCAGTTCGGCGGCTACACCCTCGTCGCGAGCAGGCTCGGCACGCTGCGCAGCGGCGGTCTGGAGCGCGAGACGACGCGGAAGCAGTCCGGCCGTGAGCTGGCGGTGGCGACGTACAACGTCGAGAACCTCGACCCGTCGGACGCCACCTTCGACCAGCACGCCTCCGCGATCGTGCACAACCTCCAGTCGCCGGACATCGTGTCCCTGGAGGAGATCCAGGACAACAACGGCGCCACGGACGACGGCACGGTCGACGCGGACCGGACCGTGACCAAGCTGATCGACGCGATCGCCGCGGCGGGCGGGCCGACGTACGACTGGCGCTCGGTCAACCCGGTCAACGACCAGGACGGCGGCGAGCCCGGCGGCAACATCCGCCAGGTGTTCCTGTTCAACCCGGAGCGGGTCTCCTTCGTGGACCGGGCGGGCGGCGACTCGACCACCGCGGTCGGCGTCACCAAGGTGCACGGCAAGGCGCAGCTGACGGTCTCCCCGGGCCGGATCGACCCGGGGAACGCGGCCTGGAACAAGAGCCGCAAGCCGCTCGCGGGCGAGTTCGTCTTCCGCGGCAAGACCGTGTTCGTGATCGCCAACCACCTCAACTCCAAGGGCGGCGACCAGGGGCTGACCGCGCAGTACCAGCCGCCGGTGCGCAGCTCGGAGATCCAGCGGCACGCCCAGGCGACCGAGGTGAACGCGTTCATCAAGGACATCCTGTCCGTGCAGAAGAACGCGAACGTCATCGCGCTCGGCGACATGAACGACTTCGAGTTCTCCGGGACCGCGAAGATCCTCGAAGGTGACGGCGAGCTGTGGTCGGCGATCAAGTCGCTGCCGAAGAGCGAGCGTTACAGCTACGACTACCAGGGCAACCAGCAGGTCCTGGACCAGATCCTGATCAGCCCGGCGATCCGCCGCGGCTGCGACTTCGACTACGACAGCGTGCACGTCAACGCGGAGTTCCACGACCAGATCAGCGACCACGACCCGCAGGTGCTGCGGTTCCGTCCGTGACCCGGCGGCGGGACCGGCCGGACGCGCCGTCCGGCCGGTCCCGCCGTTGCGGTGTCACTGCACGCGGTCGATCCGGCGCCAGACCACGGCGGCGCCCACGAGGGCGGCGCCCCCCGCGGTCAGGAGGAGCGCCGGCCGGGGATGCCGCATCGCGGCGCCCACGACGTACCGCACCGGTCGCGGCACGCGCGCGTCGTGCTCCATGGTGTGCCCGGCGTGCGTGGCCCGGTCCTGCAGGGTGTGCCCGGCATGCGCGGCCCGGCCCTGCAGGGCGTGCCCGGCATGCGCGGCCCGGTCCTGCAGGGTGTGCCCGGCGTGACCGGTCCGCTCCTGCACCAGGTGGCCGGCCTTCGCCATCCGTTCCTGCGCGGTGTGGCCGGCCCGCGTGGCGCGCTCCTGCACCAGGTGCCCCGCCTTGGCCGCCCGGTCCTGCACGCCGTGCCCCGCCTGGGCGGCGCCGGCGCGCAGCTGGACGGTCATGGCGCCGGCCTTGTCCTTCAGGTCGGCGGCCCGGGCGCGGGCCCGGCCCTTCACATCGGCCCGGCCGACCAGCTGGGCGACGGTCTCGCCGAGCTGGCTCCGGGTGTGTTCGATCTGCTGCCGCAGTTCGTCGGGGCCCTTGGCGCCCGTGCCGTGCGGCTTCCTGTGCGTCATCGGTGTGCCCTTTCCCTGATCGCGTCGACGTCAGCCCTGACGCTGCCGAGCGTCTGCTCGGGTGTGGGCGGGGCGGCGCGGCGCAGCTGGGCGCGTCCGGTCGCGGCCAGCAGGCCGGCCGCGGCGAAGAACACCGCGGCCACGATCAGCGCCGCCGCCCACACGGGCAGCGCCAGGGAGAGGGCGGCGGTGGCCGCTCCGGCCAGGGCGATCAACCCGACGTAGCCGACGGCGCCGGCGGCGCCCAGCAGTCCGCCGCCGCGTCCGGCCCGGCGTCCCTTCTCGGTCAGCTCCTCCTTGGCGAGGGCGACCTCCTGCCGCAGCAGCCGGGAGAGCTGCTCGGTGGCCCGGCCGACGAGTTCGCCCGTGGCGGGGTGCCCGTCGGCCGCGGGCCGGGTCTGCGAGGTCACGGTCACGGTGTTCCGCCTCCTCTCTGTGCGGAACGTCCGGGTACCCGGACCGGGGGTCCTCACCCCTGCCCGGCGCCTCCGGCCCCGCGGTCGCCGAGACGCGCGAGTTGGGACTGGAACCAGTCGAGGCGCGCCTGCAACAGGGCTGCCTCGGCGGCGAGTTCGGGTACGCCCGGCTCGGTGGCGGACGTCAACCCGGCGGACGGGCCCGGTGGGGCGCCCGGAGCGCCGGCGCCCGCGACCACCCGGAGGCCCTGCCCGGCCAGCCGGGCGAAACCGGCGAGCGAGACGGACGGACGCCCGCGCAGGCAGCCCGCGCAGGCGGGGGCCAGCACCCGCCAGCCGGGCCGGCCCCAGCCGGCGTCGGCCAGCGCGACCGCGCCGGCGCCGCAGCCGCAGGGGCCGGCCGTGACCGTGCGCACCCGCTGCCGGGCGTAGCGGAAGCCGCGCTCGAAGCGGATGTAGGCGCCGAGGACGGAGACCTCCAGCAGCACGGCCGCGCGGTGTTCGGCGGTGCACAGCAGCGCCTCGGCGGCGGCCCGGTCGTGCACGCAGTGGAAGCCGCAGTCGCACCGGCGCGCGGGCGGGCGGTGCCGCAGGCCGTAGACGCAGGAGGCGTCGTCGAGGACGGCGTACGGCAGCGGGCCGCCGAGCGACACACCGGTGAACCCGGCCCGGGTGCCGTCCTGGGACAGCACCGGGTGGGCGATCTTGTAGCCGGTCGGCGGCTCCGTCGGGCGTTCCGCCGGGAGCCGCAGCCTCATCGGGCGGCCGGGACCTCTTCACGGGCCGGCTCGGCCGGTGCGGCCGCCTGCGAGCGGACGGTCTCCTCGGGGCGGCGCGGCTCCTCCTCGGGGACGAGGCGGGGGAGCGGTCGCTCCTCGGCGACCCCGGTGGCCAGTGCCTTGCCCAGCTTCATGGTGCCTCCCATGACCTGACGTCGGTGACCCTCCGGCCATAGTGACCCATCAGGTCCGGGTTGGACACAGGGCCTCCGGCCGCATCCCGCCCGAATGATTAGTAACTCTTGGCAATACCTCGTAGAAGAATTAAGTAGAGCTTCACCGAGGGGGTGCCGAGACTACTCCCATGACGAGGACCCGCAAGGCCGCTCCCTTCGGCCGCACGCTCTGCGCCATGATCACGCCGTTCACCGAGGCGGGCGCGCTCGACCTGGACGGCGCCCAGCGGCTGGCCGCGCACCTGGTGGCGCAGGGCTGCGACGGCCTGGTCCTCAACGGCACCACGGGCGAGTCGCCCACCACCACCGACGAGGAGAAGGCCCGGCTGGTCGCGGCCGTACGGGAGGCCGTCGGCGACCGGGCCGCGCTGGTCGCGGGCGTGGGCACGTCCGACACCCGGCACACCGTGGAGCTGGCGCTCGCGGCCGGGAAGGCGGGCGCCGACGGCGTCCTGGTGGTCACGCCGTACTACAGCCGGCCCCCGCAGGAGGCCGTGGCCGCCCACTTCCAGGAGGTCGCCGACGCGAGCGAGCTGCCGGTGATGCTCTACGACATCCCGGGCCGCACCGGCACCCGGATCGCACCGGAGACGATGATCCGGCTGGCCGGGCACCCGCGGATCGTGGCCGTGAAGGACTGCTCCTACGACTTCCTCGGCACCCAGAAGGTGCTCGCCCAGACCGAGTTGGCGTACTACGCGGGCTGCGACGAGCATGTTCTGGCGCTGTACGCGATCGGCGCGGCGGGCTGCGTGAGCACGGTCGCGAACGCGGTACCGGACCGGGTCGCCTCGATCCTGGCCGCGTTCGACGCCGGCGACACCGGCCGGGCGGCCGGACTCCAGCTGGCCCTCACGCCGCTGACCGAGGCGATGATGGACGCGGGCCTGCCCGGCACCGTCACCGCGAAGGCCCTGCTGGCCCGGCTCGGCCTGCCCGCCGGACCGGTCCGCGCACCGCTGCTGCCCGCCGGCCGGGAGACGGCCGACGGGCTGCTGGCGGTGTACGAGGCGCTCACCGCGGGCTGATCCGCGGGCAGCCGGGGCCGGTCCTCAGCGGCGGGCGAAGACGGGCTCCCACGGCTGCCGCGGGTCGGTGGGCTCGGCCGGCTCCTGGACGCCGCTGAGCGGTACGACCTTGTCGCTGCCGATCGTGACGAGCACGAGGCGGGGGCGGTACTCCTCCTCCAGGCTCGTCACCCGTTCCCAGGCGATGAGGTGCTTGTCGTCGGCCCAGGCGAGCAGATGACCTCCGCGGACCTTGGTGATCTCCCTGCCGGTACGGGGATCACGGACGGAGGAGTAGGACCTGCCGGGCGAGCCGGCGACCTCCTTGGTCAGGCCGAGAGCGGCGAGCCTGCCGCTCGGGGACAGCCGCGCCGGGACGTCCGACCGCAGGTGCTTCTCGTTCGCGGGCGCGGCGATCTTGTTGCCCTTGAGGTCGTAGAACTGCTGCAGGCCGTCCCGGCCGCCCACGTACTGCGCGTACACGGACCCACCGCTGCGGCTGAACGCGAAGTCCGCGCGGGAGTTGCTGCTGCGGTCGGGGGCGACCCGGCTGAAGGAGCCCGTGCCGGAGGACACGTCGAGGTCGTAGAACCCGGACCGGCTGGACCGGCCGAACCGGGCCGCCCACATCCACGCGGCCCTGCCGTCGAGGGTGTGCACCTTTTCCCTGACCCGCAGATCGGGGTCCTCGTCGTACGTCGTCGCGACGAGCCTCGTGCCGTCGTACGAGAACGCGACCCCGCCGACGCCGTGCTGGACCGGGATCCACCGCTCGACCTCCCCCGTCGCGAGGTCGAGCAGGCCGATCCGGTGGGCGGGCAGGTTCCGCTCCAGCACGGCGGCGGTCTTCAGGCCGGGGGCGACGGCGACGAAGGACCAGCGGGGGTCCTTCCGGTACTTCCCGCTCCGCGGATCGAGCAGCCAGTAGGTGCGCGCCGAGACCCCCCGGTCCTTGGTGAGCTGCTTCGACTCCGCTGTGTAGTAGGCGGCCAGCACGGCGTCCCCGGCACCGATCAGCTCGCGCGGCGGCGACTGGTCCGGGTGGGCCCGGATGGCGCCGGAGTCCAGCACCCCGGACGGCCGTACGTCGGCCTTGTGGCCGGAGTCCAGCAGCGGCACCGCGACGGCGATCGCGACCACGGCGGCGGTGGCCGCGGCGACCGAGGCCAGCCTGCGGGCACGGCGGCGCCGGCGCACCCCGAGCACCCGGTCGGCGAATCCCGCCGGCACCGGCGGCTCCCGGTCGGCCTGCTCCCGCAGCGCCTCGCGCACGAGTTCCTCCACGTTCACGGACGCACCTCCACCGGCGAGAAGTCACGGGACGGCTGCTGTGGGCGCGGGGCCACCGCCGCCAGCTCGGGGGCCAGCTCGCGGAGCCTGGCCAGGGAGCGGTGGGTGGTCGACCGTACGGTGCCCACGGAGCAGCCCAGGATCCGGGCCACCTCGGCCTCCGGCAGATCCTCGAAGTAGCGCAGCACCAGCACGGTGCGCTGGCGGGCGGTGAGCCGGGACAGGGCCGCGCGCAGCACCAGCCGCAGCTCGGCGGCGCCCGAGGCGTCCGGGACGTGGCCGGCCTCCGGCGGGTCGGCCACGGTGACCTCGCGCCGCCGCCACTTCAGCCGCCAGCGGCTGATCTGCTGCCGGTACAGGACCTGCCGGACGTACGCCTCGGGCTCGTCGATCCGCTGCCATCGGCCGGCCGCCTTGACCAGTGCGTTCTGCAACAGGTCCTCGGCGGCGTGCCGGTCGCCGCCGGACAGCAGCACGGCAGTCCTCAGCAGCGCGGTCGACCTCCCGGCCACGAACTCCCGGAAACTCTCCTGCGCTTCGGCATCCATCGTCACCTTCTCTTTCCCCCGGGCCGCACCCGACCGCCCGGCCCCCGCACCCCTCCTGACGCGCCCACCGGAGCGCCACTATGCCTGCCACCGAAAAAAAACTCCGGCACGCGAACCACACGACCCACGACGAAGCGCCCTTCCCCCGGGGGGTGAAGGGCGCTTCGGCGTACGGGAGACGTCAGTTGTGGCTGTTCTGAGGTCGGTACAGGTCACGGGGTCATGTTGTCCCCAGGGCCGTCCCGGGGCCGTCCTCGCTGTCACCCGGGTCCCGGAATGCCCGATTGCCCCTCCCGGGAGAACTCTGCGCCGTCCGTGGGCCGTCCGAGGTCGCACAACGACAAGCAATGCTGACAACCGTGCAGGTCACAGCGTTGATCGCCTAGACGATCCCAGGTCAGCAGACCTTTGAATCACTTCTTCGGCTACTGATCGCACTCGACGGTCGGTTGGCTGTCCAGCAGCGTGTCCACCGTCAAGGTTCCTGTCGACGTGCCGATCAGCCACTCCCCCAGAGTGATCCCTTGGGGCCAGAGTTCTCCCTGGTGGTTGCACCACATGCGGCCCGCAGGGTCGCGGAAGTCGACCAGAGACCAGATGGTGCAACCCCAGTCGTAGATCAGCACCAAGCCGGCGGGGATGCGGCCAGACGGGTCCGGCCCGTCCTGGTACAGCTCGGCGATGTCATAGAAGTTGCCTTGTGCGTGGCCCCCGCTCACGCCCAGGATTCCGTCGTCAGGTCCGAATCCTCCGTTGGCCACTTCGCTGTACAGACGCCGCAGGAGCTGAGGCATCCGAAACCCGATGACCTGTTCCGCCTCGGCAATGGCGTCCGGCCCCGTGGGCGGGGGCAAGGTGCGTGCCCGGGCTGTAGCACGCAGTGTCTCCACGACCTCGTCATCAGTCACTGGCTCAGCCTCTCAGCCCGGAACGGCGGAGGCCATTGCCTTCGAGGGTGCAGGTCATCGAGGGCCTGCTGAGCCGTCTCTGGGCCCTGCGAGGGCACGCAATGGCAACCGACACCGAGGCCGACACGATCTCGACGACGTTCACAGAGGTCGTGGGGCTACCCAGTGCCGGTGTTATGCGGATCCTGACGGCAGAAGACGAACGGCAACAGAGCCGTACGCCGGCCTTGAGCCCTTGTTGGAGCGACGCGGCAGCCCGCATGCAGCCAGGGGTGAACTCCTAAAGCGGGTGTCGCAGGTTCGAATCCTGCCGGGGGCACCAGTCAGAGGGGTCTCACCTACAAACGTTTGTAGGTGAGACCCCTCTGACAGCTCTGTCTGACATCAAGGCGGGCGGTCGCCGGCGATCACTGACGAGCGGGGGACGAGCATCATCGTGCGCAGGCGCTCGGGAGATCAGGTGTTGATGATCGCCTAACCGGGCACGGCAAAGCTGGGCCGCCCCTGGGCCGTCCGAGGACGCTCAACAGCGGCTGAGGGCGACCAACGACGACCACCAGGCGCACGAGCTCACGGCACCTGACCAGCAAAAGCCCAGCTCACCAAGATCCCCCCCGGCAAGACCCAGGGCAAGAAGAAGTGACCGCCCGCGGGCAAGCCTTTACGCGCGACGACCCTCACCTGGCGAATGGGATCATCCATGGATGGCAGACATACGGCTCCCCCACGGTTGGACTCTTCAGCAGATCCGCGATGTCTCGGGAGACCAAGAAGCCGCCGCCCTGGATCCCGATCGGCCAGTGAAGTGGGTCAGCGTCGGCGAGGCCCACGAGATGCCACGCCCGGAGATCGTTCTCGGGTTCCACAGCCTGTGTCTCGTGAAGCCTGTCGATGACGACGACTGGTACATGGGCAGCCTGTACGACGACGGCAGCATCGACTGCTGGGCCGCCTACGGCGACCTGCACGAGGCACTACGCGGCCTCTAGGAGCCTAGGCCGTGACTGACGGCCTGCCCGTGCTGGTTGCGCGTCTACTCGACAGGGTCTCGCGCTGTCGCGGAACAGCGGCTGAAGCAGTGCTTGTACCTCACCGTTCCGACTCAGCCACTCTCCGTCCCTCTTTTTTCCTTGAACGGTCATCTACTCGGCAGTACGGGGCTAGTGTCATCGCCCTGACGGCACCTGCTCCCCGCTGTAAGCGGGCACCGGTTCACGGCCGAGGGCAGGCCCATGCGCGCAGGGGAGCGCGCAGCAGGTAGTAGCAGGGGGGAGCAGAACGTGGCCCAAAAACAGAGACCTCAGCCCACGGCGGAGGACAAGAAGAACGCCAGACTTGGTTGCGGCATCATACTGGCCGCACTTCTCGTAGTTGGTGGATGCAGTGCCCTGATCAACGACGACAACGACTCCTCGTCCACCTCATCGTCCTCATCATCCGTGTACGACGGTAAGGCGAAGACCGTCAAAGTCGAGGACTTCGTCGGCATGGGGCTTCAGGAAGCCCAGGACGCCGCGCAAGCCGACGGCATCGACAACCTCGACTCAACGGACGCCACCGGCCAGGGCCGCATGCAGCTCTGGGACCGCAACTGGACAGTCTGCGCCCAGACACCCGCGGCTGGCGAAACGATGAGCCCCGATGACACGCTCACGTTCGACACCGTCAAGGCCAGCGAGGGCGAGAGCTGCAACGACCCTACAGAGTCTGGCAGCAGCGATGACTACGGCGAAGACGATTCCTCCACTGTCTCCGGCGCGGGAGACGACTACAGCGACGACAGTTCCTCAACCGTCGCCGGCACGGGGGACGACTACGGTGACGACTCCTCCGGCAGCGGCACAAGCTCATGGACTGGCGGCTCCGACTCATCGGGGGACGACTCCAGTTCCTCTTCGTCCTCGGGCGGCTCGCAGCAGGCACCTGCCGGTGCCACCGCCCAGTGCAACGACGGTACTTACAGCTACTCCGCGCACCGTCGGGGTACCTGCTCGCATCACGGTGGCGTCGCCGTCTGGCTCGCCAGCGTGCCTTCGTAGAGGACTTGCTGCTGCCGGTCGAAGCTCACGGGCCCCGGCCGGTGGCGCTGCCGGCGGCTGGCGATGGTCGGTGCGTCGCGATGCAACCTGCACAGTGGCGAGTGGTCGTCGTACACCATCGAGAAGCGCAAGGAAGCCGAACGCAAGGCGAAGACACGCAAGCGTCGCAAGTGACCCCAGCCGGTGTGAGGTGACATCCATGGCTGACATCAACGACAGCGGACAGCGGCGGCGCGGTGCGGTGCGGTCTGTCATGGCCACGGCCGCCCCGCGCAGCACGGGTGGACAGGCGGTCAGACCGGACTCCGTTCTGCGCGAACAGGGGGCCCGTTCTGCGTCCCGAGTCCATAAATAGTCCACATCGCCACGCGATCTTGATGTGCCCTCACCCATTCGGCAGAAGTCGGCGGGGGCCCTTCTGCGTCCAACGTGGGCCGCCCCGAGGCTGTCAGCACCCGGGGCGCGGGACACCAAGATCGTTACAGCGTGGGCGGGTGGCACCTGCTGCTTCTCGCCGACGTCCTCGGCGTGCCCCTCGCCGACCTCGTCAGGTAGGTCCGCCGCAGGGAGGGGGACTCCGGCGGCGTCGGGGGAGACGTGTGCCGGGGCCGCGGCTGAGAGTCAGGCCCGGGCGGTGACGACGAGTGTCCCCACTCGACGGGCGCCCGCCGGCGGGGCCAGCACGGAAGCACGGACGTCCATGTAGCCGTGCTCGGCCAGGAGCTGCTCCCATGCGTTGGGCTCGTAGTCCCACCGCTTCACGACAAGCGGGTCCTCGTCGGGGCCGCGTGGGATGTACGAGGCCTGGCAGCCGTAGCAGCCCTCCACGGGTGGCCGCTGCGAGAAGACGAGCCGGCCGCCCGGACGCAGCCGCTCACGGACGGCGGGCAGCAGCAGCGTCGGGTCGGTGAACCA contains these protein-coding regions:
- a CDS encoding SMI1/KNR4 family protein; this translates as MTDDEVVETLRATARARTLPPPTGPDAIAEAEQVIGFRMPQLLRRLYSEVANGGFGPDDGILGVSGGHAQGNFYDIAELYQDGPDPSGRIPAGLVLIYDWGCTIWSLVDFRDPAGRMWCNHQGELWPQGITLGEWLIGTSTGTLTVDTLLDSQPTVECDQ
- a CDS encoding WD40 repeat domain-containing protein, with protein sequence MNVEELVREALREQADREPPVPAGFADRVLGVRRRRRARRLASVAAATAAVVAIAVAVPLLDSGHKADVRPSGVLDSGAIRAHPDQSPPRELIGAGDAVLAAYYTAESKQLTKDRGVSARTYWLLDPRSGKYRKDPRWSFVAVAPGLKTAAVLERNLPAHRIGLLDLATGEVERWIPVQHGVGGVAFSYDGTRLVATTYDEDPDLRVREKVHTLDGRAAWMWAARFGRSSRSGFYDLDVSSGTGSFSRVAPDRSSNSRADFAFSRSGGSVYAQYVGGRDGLQQFYDLKGNKIAAPANEKHLRSDVPARLSPSGRLAALGLTKEVAGSPGRSYSSVRDPRTGREITKVRGGHLLAWADDKHLIAWERVTSLEEEYRPRLVLVTIGSDKVVPLSGVQEPAEPTDPRQPWEPVFARR
- a CDS encoding endonuclease/exonuclease/phosphatase family protein, giving the protein MPSRSSARLAALTVAAVCSAAAVSQIVVLPTPAHADSVRVHDIQGTTRISPFAGQKVADVPGIVTATRTYGSSRGFWLQDPSPDDNPATSEGVFVFTGSAPKVAVGDAVTVTGTVSEYVPGGTSSGNQSVTEITKPAVTTVSAGNPVPAPVVVDEDAVPDAYAPQGDSAAANSINGLTLDPSAYALDYYESLEGMNVQVGDARVVTATDPYSELWVTVKPWEHRSRRGGTVYGSYDSQNTGRLQIQSLGATADFPKADVGDTLEGTTTGPLDFNQFGGYTLVASRLGTLRSGGLERETTRKQSGRELAVATYNVENLDPSDATFDQHASAIVHNLQSPDIVSLEEIQDNNGATDDGTVDADRTVTKLIDAIAAAGGPTYDWRSVNPVNDQDGGEPGGNIRQVFLFNPERVSFVDRAGGDSTTAVGVTKVHGKAQLTVSPGRIDPGNAAWNKSRKPLAGEFVFRGKTVFVIANHLNSKGGDQGLTAQYQPPVRSSEIQRHAQATEVNAFIKDILSVQKNANVIALGDMNDFEFSGTAKILEGDGELWSAIKSLPKSERYSYDYQGNQQVLDQILISPAIRRGCDFDYDSVHVNAEFHDQISDHDPQVLRFRP
- the dapA gene encoding 4-hydroxy-tetrahydrodipicolinate synthase → MTRTRKAAPFGRTLCAMITPFTEAGALDLDGAQRLAAHLVAQGCDGLVLNGTTGESPTTTDEEKARLVAAVREAVGDRAALVAGVGTSDTRHTVELALAAGKAGADGVLVVTPYYSRPPQEAVAAHFQEVADASELPVMLYDIPGRTGTRIAPETMIRLAGHPRIVAVKDCSYDFLGTQKVLAQTELAYYAGCDEHVLALYAIGAAGCVSTVANAVPDRVASILAAFDAGDTGRAAGLQLALTPLTEAMMDAGLPGTVTAKALLARLGLPAGPVRAPLLPAGRETADGLLAVYEALTAG
- a CDS encoding DUF3761 domain-containing protein produces the protein MAQKQRPQPTAEDKKNARLGCGIILAALLVVGGCSALINDDNDSSSTSSSSSSVYDGKAKTVKVEDFVGMGLQEAQDAAQADGIDNLDSTDATGQGRMQLWDRNWTVCAQTPAAGETMSPDDTLTFDTVKASEGESCNDPTESGSSDDYGEDDSSTVSGAGDDYSDDSSSTVAGTGDDYGDDSSGSGTSSWTGGSDSSGDDSSSSSSSGGSQQAPAGATAQCNDGTYSYSAHRRGTCSHHGGVAVWLASVPS
- a CDS encoding DUF3618 domain-containing protein, with amino-acid sequence MTHRKPHGTGAKGPDELRQQIEHTRSQLGETVAQLVGRADVKGRARARAADLKDKAGAMTVQLRAGAAQAGHGVQDRAAKAGHLVQERATRAGHTAQERMAKAGHLVQERTGHAGHTLQDRAAHAGHALQGRAAHAGHTLQDRATHAGHTMEHDARVPRPVRYVVGAAMRHPRPALLLTAGGAALVGAAVVWRRIDRVQ
- a CDS encoding SigE family RNA polymerase sigma factor: MDAEAQESFREFVAGRSTALLRTAVLLSGGDRHAAEDLLQNALVKAAGRWQRIDEPEAYVRQVLYRQQISRWRLKWRRREVTVADPPEAGHVPDASGAAELRLVLRAALSRLTARQRTVLVLRYFEDLPEAEVARILGCSVGTVRSTTHRSLARLRELAPELAAVAPRPQQPSRDFSPVEVRP
- a CDS encoding phage holin family protein, whose amino-acid sequence is MTVTSQTRPAADGHPATGELVGRATEQLSRLLRQEVALAKEELTEKGRRAGRGGGLLGAAGAVGYVGLIALAGAATAALSLALPVWAAALIVAAVFFAAAGLLAATGRAQLRRAAPPTPEQTLGSVRADVDAIRERAHR